Genomic segment of Pseudomonas sp. CCI4.2:
ATCATCGGCGGATGAGATGACGGGTATAATCTCGATATTTTATGATGCTCGCAATATAAATTTATTGTCACTGTAGGAGCGCGCTTACCCGCGATCGGCTGCGCAGCGGTCGTAAAATCAGTCACGCTGTGTCTTCAGTTGGAACCGGGTCAGCCATTTGGGGTTGCTGCGCGTTCCACTGCAAGCGCGCTCCTACAATTTAAATACCCGCAGGTTTCTTCACAAAATGCCCATGCATTTCCACGGTCAGGGTTTCGATCCGTTCGGTGAGGGCTTTTGTCATCTCGGTCAGGTGGGTGTTTTGTTCCAACAGGTCGAGCATCAGCGCCGAATTATGCGCCGCACTGGCCAGCCGTTGTTCGTTGGCCACCGCCAAGGCTTCTCGGTGCTGTGCGTCTGCATCCGCGTTGGCTTTGTCCCTCGCAGCTTGGCGGGTTTGCGCCAGCAGAATCAACGGCGCGGCGTAGGCTGCCTGCAAGCTGAACGCCAGGTTGAGCAAGATGAAGGGGTAGATATCGAAATGGGTCAGCCCCGCGACGTTAAGCCCGATCCACACCATCACAATCAGGCTTTGCGCGCCCAAAAAAGTGGGTGTGCCGAAGAACCGTGCAAATGCCTCCGCCTTGAGGGCAAAGGTGTCATTGCCAAACGTGGACATCAGGTGAGCGTGAGCGTTATGAAAACGCAAATGGTCCACCAGCGGTTTTTTCGGCGCAACGGGTTCGGCTGAAGTATTCTCGGGCTTAACGGGGGTCATGACGACATCCTGTGTTCAGTTCAAAGCAAGCGGGCCGTTCACAGCCCATGCGTCACTATAGGTGACCGCCAGCAGACTCGATATGTTTGGCAAGCGTTGTGCCTGAATACAGGCTGAACATGGCTTGATCTCCCCGCTCTAACGCCAATCTTTTTTCGAGCATTTGACATGACCCACCTTCGGCTGATTCTCGGCGACCAACTCAACCCGTGTCACAGTTGGTTTCAGGAAACGCAGGGGGACGTCATCTATCTGATGATGGAGATACGTCAAGAGACGGATTACGTCTTGCATCACGCGCAGAAGATACTCGCGATCTTTGCGGGTATGCGCGACTTCGCGCGGGGGCTCACAGAAGCGGGGCATAGGGTGCATTACCTGTGCATCGATGACCCTCAGAATCGTCAATCGTTGCCCGGTAATCTTGATCATCTGATGGGCGCTCTTCAGGTTAACCGGTTCGAATACCAGGCCCCCGATGAGTGGCGGCTGGATGCACAATTGGCCGAGTACTGCGCGGGCCAATCGCGGCCTTGGTGCAAGGTCGACAGTGAACATTTCTACAGCGCCCGTGACGCCGCCGCGCAGCAGTTTGCCGGGCGTAAACAATGGCTAATGGAGCACTTCTACCGGCACATGCGCGTCACCCATCAGGTGTTGATGGACGCTAATAACCGGCCGTCCGGCGGGCAGTGGAATTACGACCATGACAACCGTAAACGCTGGCCGGGTACGCCGTTCGAACCTGAAGATATGCGCGTGCGCCATGATCATTCAGCGTTGTGGGCGAGTATCGTCGCCGCCGGAGTAGGCAGTTTTGGCCAGCCAAATGCCGAGCGGTTAGCCTGGCCGCTGAACCGCGCGGAAGCGCTGGTGCAACTGGACGACTTTATCGAAATGGCCTTGCCGCATTTTGGCGACTTTCAGGACGCCATGAGCAGCCATGCCTGGCGCTTGTTTCACTCACTGTTGTCGTTTGCGCTCAATACCAAAATGCTTAATCCGCGGGAAGTCGTGGGCAAAGCTGAAGCGGCTTACCGCGCGGGTTTGGCGCCGCTGGCAGCTACCGAAGGCTTTATTCGACAAATCCTCGGTTGGCGGGAATACGTCCGGGGCGTCTACTGGGCACAAATGCCCGGTTATGAATCACTTAATGCGTTGGGCCACAGCCAGCCGCTGCCGTCGTGGTTCTGGGACGGAAAAACCCGCATGCGTTGCTTGGCGCACGCCATTGGCAGCTCGCTGGAAAATGCCCACGCACACCATATTCAACGACTGATGGTGATCGGTAACTTCGCGCTGTTGGCCGGGCTCGATCCGCAGGAGGTGCATCGTTGGTACCTGGGCGTGTACATCGATGCGTTTGAATGGGTCGAGTTGCCCAACACATTAGGTATGAGCCAGTTTGCCGACGGCGGCTTGCTGGCGACTAAGCCCTACGTGTCGAGCGCTGCCTACATTGACCGTATGAGCGACTATTGCAAGGGCTGTCACTACGACAAAAAAGCCCGCCTCGGCGAGCGAGCGTGCCCGTATAACGCACTGTATTGGGATTTTTTTCAACGCAACAAGACTCAGCTCGAAGGCAACCCTCGGCTGAGTATGGTTTATCGGCAATTGAGCATTATGGACGGTGGTGCGGTGACTGCTCTGCAGGAACGAGCACTCACACTGCGAGCTTCACTGGATTCGCTTTAATCACGGTCATCTGTGCCCGATACGGCCTCAATCAGGATGCAACGGTTTGGACGCCTGCATGATGTGGGCGTATTCATAAATGTATTGCCGGCCCGCATGGCTGGTCACTCGAAGCGCCTCAATCAGCAGGCGCTCTTTGCTGCTCAGATATAACAACCCAGGATGATCATTGGACTTGAGGCGATCACGTTCATGGGCGTCTGGAAAACTAACGACGTTCGACATGAAAAATCTCCTTTTAATGAGTCCATGCACCTGGAGATATCAGTTGGAGATATCCGTCCAGGGACACTGATGGTGATGCTGCCGCCACCTTACCCAGAATAAGTTGAGCTGATCAACCCTCCAAATGGATAGTTTATTGAACCTCAATCACTTCAAACGATTGCCGTGCGTGGTTGATAACTATTTCAACAGTATCGCCTCGCGCCTTGCCGACAAGGCTTTTTCCCAGCGGAGCGTGGGGTGTGATCACGGTGATTGATCTATCGCCTTGCTGGATTTTCAGACCAGCGGCATCAGGCCCGATAAAGAGTTGCTGCTGGCTGCCCGTGTCGGTTTCGAGGCTGACCAAATCCCCGATCTGAATGCCGCGCAGCGTATCGAAAGGCCGCAGGTGGAGGTTCTGGAACAGTAGCAGTGACTGACGGATTTCTTCAACGCGTCGGGCTTGGCCCGTAGCGAGGTACGACGCCTCTAAACCGAGGGTGTCGTATTTATTCTCGGCGATGTTTTCTTCATGGGTCGCCGTTTCGTAGGCGGTCTGCGCCGCCCGTTGCAATACATCCAAATCGATCTTGAGCTTGGCGATGATCAATTGAAGTACGGTGTTTTTATCGAGGGAGCAAGGCATCAGCGCTTAACCACAGAATAAATTGACGTTGGCGCGGGTTTTTTCGCTGGGAGCGGTCTGATCCTGTTGCAGCCAGAACTGGCATTTCGGCCCGCTGATGCGTTTTTCCCGAACCGCTTTGGCTTGATCATCGTCCTGCCGCGCCTGAGTGTCCTGCAGGTTCTGTTTGTACTTTTCGAACATCGAGTTATTCGACTCCAATTCTGGCGCCTGCTCTCGTTCTGGCGTCGACTCCGGCGCCGCTTGCCCCTTGTGCGGAATGTGGAACTTGATCTGGTTGATGGCCGCGCTCACTGCACTGACCTTGCTGGCGATCAATGAGTCATAAGCGAACACACCGGTCACCGCGACAGCCACACACCCGAGCCAAACGCCCAGCGCGATGCACAAAATCAGTTTTAACGGATGGGTGGGCATTGCGAGTTCCTGACGTGAACGGTGGATGCCAGCGATTGTCGCACGGGAGCCACCTGAAGCTGGAGCTTGCAGACCGTTATGACAGACAATCATCCGCTTCAGTGTTTAGAGAGCCGGGCATGAGAGCCTCCTGGGATATTTTTTGCAGCGTTGTGGATAACTACGGCGACATCGGCGTGACGTGGCGCCTGGCCCGGCAACTGGCTGCCGAGCACGGCTTCGCGGTTCGATTGTGGGTCGATGATCTGCAACCGTTTGCCCGTTTATGCCCTGGCGCCGATGTCACTGCGGCACAGCAATGGCAGGACGGCGTGAGCGTCTGTCACTGGAGCAAAGACTGGCAGCAGACCGAAGTAGCAGATGTAGTCATTGAAGCCTTTGCCTGTCGCCTACCGCCGGCTTACTTCGACGCGATGCCCCAGTGCTCGCGACCACCGCTGTGGCTGAATCTGGAATACCTGAGCGCGGAGCAATGGGTGTCAGGTTGCCATGCGCTGCCGTCGCCGCAACCCAATGGCCTGCGCAAGATTTTCTTCTTTCCCGGGTTTCGCCCAGACACGGGCGGCTTGCTGCGCGAAGCGGGCTTGCTGGACCAGCGTCATGCGTTCCAGCTCGATCCATTGGCGCGGCAGGCTTTCCTGCAAGGGCTGGGTGTCGAACCCGCGGACAACGCTCGGCTGATCTCGCTGTTTGCGTACGAGAACCCGGGACTAGCCAGTTGGTTGGACGTGTTGGCGGCAGACACTCGGCCGACTCACCTGCTGGTGCCAGAAGGACGAATTCTCGGCGATGTACAGCGTTGGCTCGACGTCGATGGTCTCTGCGCGGGCGCGCTGGAACGGCGCGGCGCAGTGACCGTGCAGATTTTACCCTTCGTTCGACAAGAGGATTACGACCGACTGCTGTGGAGCTGCGATTTCAACGCGGTGCGCGGCGAGGACTCATTCGTCCGTGCGCAATGGGCCGGTCGACCGCTGCTTTGGCATATCTATGAGCAAGACGACGATGCGCATTGGGTCAAGCTCGACGCGTTTCTTGAGCTTTACCTCAATGGCCTGTCGCCAGACGCTAGCCAAGCATTAAAGAGCGTGTGGCGGGCCTGGAACAGCGGTATTGAAATGGGGCCGCGCTGGTTTGAGCTGCAACTACACTGGCCTGAGGTCAATGAACACGCTGAGCGTTGGTGTCTGGAACAGGCGTTGCAGGCCGATCTTGCCGCGGCGCTAGTAAGGTTTTATGTAAATTGGCTATGATACGCGGCCTAGATTTTTGTAAATCCATCCAAATTCGGATATTCGTAATGAAAACTGGTAAAGAACTCAAGCCCGGCACAGTGATTAAGCTCGAAAATGACCCTTGGTTGGTTCAGAAAGCTGAATTCACCAAGTCTGGTCGTAACAGCGCAATCATGAAGACCAAGTTGAAGAACCTGTTGACCGGTTACAAGACCGAGATCGTATACAGCGCTGACGACAAACTGGAAGACGTGATCCTTGACCGTAAAGAAGCGTCGCTGTCTTTCATCAGCGGTGACACTTACACGTTCATGGACACCACTGACTACACCATGTACGAGCTGAACGCTGAAGACCTTGAAGCGGTTCTGCCGTTCATCGAAGAAGGCATGACTGACGTCTGCGAAGCCATCTTCTTTGAAGATCGTCTGGTATCGGTTGAATTGCCGACCACGATCGTCCGTGAAGTTGACTACACCGAAGGTTCCGCTCGTGGCGACACGTCGGGCAAAGTCATGAAGCCAGCCAAGCTGAAAAACGGCACTGAGCTGAGCGTTGCTGACTTCGTTAACATCGGTGACAAGATCGAAATCGACACCCGTGACGGCGGTTCGTACAAAGGTCGCGCTAAATAAGCGCAATCTTTTATCGCTGCAACGAAAAAACCCGACCATAGCGTCGGGTTTTTTTGTGCGTTCGTCATGCCATTCAGCATGAGAACCAAAGGGTCAAACGGTGACGTGCAGACGTACGTCAACGTTGCCACGCGTGGCATTGGAGTACGGGCAGACCACGTGCGCAGCATCGACCAGTGTTTGTGCCGCGGCCTGTTCAAGACCTGGCAGGCTGATGTGCAGGTCAATGTCCAAACCGAAACCGCCTGGGATCTGGCCGATGCCAACATGGGCAGTGATCGAAGCGTCTGCTGGGATCGAGGCTTTGGTTTGGCTGGCGACGAATTTCAGCGCGCCGATGAAGCAAGCCGAGTAACCGGCAGCGAACAGCTGCTCAGGGTTGGTGGCTGCGCCGCCAGCACCGCCGAGTTCTTTCGGGGTCGCCAGTTTGACGTCGAGGATGTTGTCGCTGGAAACAGCACGGCCATCACGGCCACCGGTAGCGGTTGCAACTGCGGTGTAGAGAGTGTCCATGGTTAAAGCCTCGCGTCGATGTAGGGTTTGTCGCGCTAAATGTTTGCGCGCTAACTAGTGCGAGGTGAATGTATCGCGCAAGTATTTAGCGCGCAAGCTAAATTTTGCATAAGAGGCGTGCGGACAAATTTCAGCAGCGCTGAACGGGGTCTATAAGGTGTCGTGCAGGTTCCCGCGCACTGCGATGAGGTCGGCTTGCATCAGTTTCAACTTAGCGAGGGTCATCCCGGACGCGCCGAGGATGCAGGATGGAATCGTTTTGGCTTTTTCGCGCAGGTTTCGGCCTCGCTCGGTCAAGTGCAGCAGTACCACCCGTTCATCTTCCTTGCTCCGGGTCCGGCTCAGCAGCCCTTCCACTTCCAAACGTTTAAGCAGCGGCGTCAGTGAGCCAGGGTCGGTCAACAGCCGAGTACTGACGTCGCCTACCGTCAGGCCGTCGCGCTCCCACAGCACCATCATTGCCAAGTACTGCGGGTACGTAAGCCCAAGCGCCTGCAGCAGCGGCTTGTAAACCTTGGTCATCATCAAGGACGTCGAATACAGGGCGAAGCACAGCTGACTGTCGAGCAGCAGGTGATCGTACGTCCCCGCATCGTTGGTGGAGTGGTCGTCAGTGCTCATGGGAAATCCTCTGTATCAGGGGTGCATTAATTTAGTGCTGCAGTGTTTAATGCGCCAGATAAATTATCAGTACAGACACAGTTCCACAGACGTTCATCAACCGTGAAGCCTGCATTCAGTAAATGCTAAGTAATTAGCGCCAGCCTTGCGTTTCCTGCCTGGGCCGGACTGCGTAGCATGCGCGCATGAGTTGATTGGGGTGTGGGCGTGATCGAAATCGTGATGTTTGTAGGGTTCGGCGCTGCCATGGGGACGCTAGGTGGGTTGTTTGGCATCGGCGGCGGCTTGGTGGCCATTCCCGTGCTTGGGGTGTTGTTTGGCCTTGACCAGCAACTGGCGCAAGGCACTGCGTTACTCATGGTGTTGCCCAACGTACTGTTGGCCTTGTGGCGTTATAACCAGCGCAATCGCATTTCTCTTCGTAATGCGCTGATGCTGATTATTCCAAGCTTTTGCCTGGCCTGGATTACATCGTTGTGGGCGGTGCGGCTAGACCCGCACAGCATGCGGCTGGCGTTTGTGGGCTTTTTGATCGTATTGACCTTGTTCAACCTGATCCAGATGGTCTGGCGTAGTGGCGGCGCCAGCACTGAACTGCGTCACGCCAAATGGTTATGGGTGTTGGGTCTGGGTTCGGGTGTCACCGGCGGATTGTTTGGCGTCGGTGGAGGGGTTATTGCTACGCCGATCCTGACCGGCGTTTTTGGCGCAACCCAAGTCGTCGCTCAAGGGCTGGCGCTGGCCTTGGCGACCCCCAGCACCACGATCACCTTGGTCACCTACGCAGTGCATGGACACGTCAATTGGCACATGGGCATCCCTTTGGCCGTCGGCGGTCTGGCCAGCATCAGTTGGGGCGTAAGGCTTGCGCACTCACTGCCGGAAAGACTGCTGCGGACGCTGTTTTGCGGTTTTCTAGTGGTCTGCGCGGTGGTGCTTGGGTTTAAAGTCTAAAGCTTAAAGCTTTCGTAGCTACCAGGAGGCCTGAATGTCCGCAGAACTCTCGCTCAAACAAGCACGCCGTCTCGCGCTGGCCGCTCAAGGATTCACAGGGCGTCAGCCGCCTGCGTCGATCAAGGCCTCCCACGTCAATCAGTTGATCGAGCGCCTGGGGATCTTGCAGATTGATTCGGTTAACGCGTTAGTGCGCTCGCATTACTTGCCGTTGTTTTCTCGTTTGGGCAATTATGCCCAGCCATTGTTGGATCAAGCCGCGTGGAGCCAAGGCCGTCAGCGCAAGCTTTTCGAGTATTGGGGCCATGAGGCGTCGTTGCTGCCCTTGAGTCTTTATCCCCTGTTGCGATGGCGCATGCGTCAGGCGTCGCAAGGCGTGGGGATCTATCAGCAAATGGCCAAATTTGGTCGTGAGCAGCAAGCGACCATCGCCAAGGTGTTACAGACGGTTCGTGAGCAAGGTGCGTTGGGTGCGGGGAGTCTGAGCACTCGCCAAGAGCGTGCCGGACCTTGGTGGGATTGGAGCGCCGAGAAGCACGCGCTGGAATGGTTGTTCGCGGCGGGGGAGGTGACGGTCTCCGGACGTCGCGGATTCGAGCGTTTGTATGACGTCCCGGAACGGGTGCTGCCGGCAGCGACTCTTGATCATCCAGACATCAGCGAAGGTGAGGCGCAACGCGGGTTGTTGTTGCACGCCGCCACGGCGTTGGGCGTCGGCACCGATAAGGATTTGCGCGATTATTTTCGTCTGGCCCCGGCGCAGAGTCGTTCGGGATTGGCGCAACTGGTCGAGGCCGGGGCGTTGCAGATGGTTCAAGTGCAAGGCTGGCGCCAGCCGGCGTATTGCCTGCCAGAGCAAAAACTGCCGCGCAAGGTGAGCGCCAGCGCCCTGCTGTCGCCGTTCGATTCGCTAATTTGGGAACGCAGTCGTACTGAGCGGCTGTTCGACTTTCGCTATCGTCTGGAAATCTACACCCCACAAGACAAACGTGTTTACGGCTACTACGTGCTGCCGTTTTTGCACAACGAACGAATCGCTGCTCGTGTGGACCTGCGTGCCGAACGTGTTCTCGGACGGCTGGCGGTGCATGCGGTGCATGAAGAAGAGAAGGGCCTGGACGAAGAGGGGATGTTGGCCTTGGCTAAAAACCTCCGGCAAATGGCCGACTGGCTCGGCTTGGCGCAGGTGCAGATCAACTGCCAGCGCGCCAGTGCGGCGCGCTTGCGGGTGGCGTTTTTGAGTTTACTGTAGGAGGGTCCGCCACGTCTTCGACGCCGCGCTGTCGCGCAGCAAACTGGGTGGCACTTTGTGTGGTTTGAGGTGCAGGGTGTCAGGACTGAAGCCTTCCCGAATAAATTCGGTCCCACGGTTTTTGGCGCTGCACAGATTTCTGTAGGAGCTGCCGAAGGCTGCGATAGGTCCGAAGCCCTTTCGCCAACAGGTTGGCTCTTACAGTGTTAAGCGCGCGGTCTAACCTGCTTCAAGGTCTCTGCAATTAAAAACGCCAACTCAAGTGACTGGTCGGCGTTCATCCGTGGGTCGCAGTGGGTGTGATAGCGATCCGACAAGCCGTCTTCAGTGATCGGCCGTGCGCCACCGATGCACTCGGTGACGTTCTGCCCGGTCATCTCGATGTGAATACCACCGGCGTAAGTGCCTTCGGCCTGGTGCACCTGGAAGAACTCTTTAACCTCATTGAGAATCTGCGCGAAGTCTCGGGTTTTGTAGCCGCTGCTGGCCTTGATCGTATTGCCATGCATCGGGTCCGAACTCCAGAGCACTTTGCGACCTTCCCGTTCCACGGCGCGAATCAATTGCGGCAAGTGATCGCCAACCTTGTTCGCCCCCATGCGCGCAATGAGGTTCAGGCGGCCGGGGTCATTGCTCGGGTTGAGGATGTCGATCAGCCGGATCAGCGCTTGCGGGTCCATGCTCGGGCCGACTTTTACCCCGATCGGGTTGTTCACACCGCGCAGGAATTCGACGTGAGCCCCATCCAATTGCCGGGTGCGGTCGCCGATCCAGAGCATATGGGCCGAGCAGTCGTAATAATCGTTGGTCAAGCTGTCGCGACGGACGAAGGCTTGTTCGAAGTTCAGCAGCAACGCTTCGTGGGCGGTGAAAAAACTGGTCTCACGCAATTGCGGCGAAGTGTCCAGGCCGCAGGCGCGCATGAAGGCCAGGGTTTCGTCGATGCGCCCAGCCATTTGGCTGTACTTCTCTGCCAACGCCGAATTGGCGATGAAGTCCAGGTTCCACTGATGCACCTGATGCAAATCAGCAAAGCCGCCTTGAGCGAATGCACGGAGCAGGTTTAGCGTCGCGGTGGACTGGTGATAAGCCTGCAACAAACGATCAGGGTCTGGCACGCGGCTTTTTTCATCGAAACCAATGCCGTTGACGATATCGCCACGGTAGGCCGGAAGCGACACGCCGCCGATAGTCTCGTCGTTGGCCGAGCGCGGTTTGGCGAATTGGCCCGCCATACGCCCGACCTTGACCACCGGACACCCCGCCGCGAACGTCATGACGATTGCCATTTGCAGCAATACTTTGAATGTGTCGCGAATCTTCGCCGCCGAGAACTCGACAAAGCTCTCCGCGCAATCGCCGCCTTGCAGCAAAAACGCCCGACCCTGGGTGACTTCGGAAAACTGGCGACGCAACTCCCGCGCTTCTCCGGCGAACACCAGCGGCGGATAACCTGCCAGCGTCTGCTCGACCCGCAACAAATGCGCGGCGTCCGGGTATTGAGGTTGCTGCTGAACAGGCAGTGCCCGCCAGCTGTCGGGGCTCCAGGGTTGGCTCATGTTGAAAATCCAGGTCAATGCAGTCGGACCGGCATGTTAACAGTCCCTGTGTGAGCAGGCTTGCTTGCCAGTGGCTGCACAGACGACAATCCGCGTTCCCCGCTTGCCGCAATGCCGTTAGGAGAAGCAATGACTGAGGAGCGCGTCGAGCGTTTACTGGCCGAAGTACACGATGCCTTCGGCATGATCCGTGTGCTGGAAGTGGACGAGTATCGATTCCTGGAGTTCGGCGATGCCATCGAGCAAAGCTGCACGTTCACGGCCGACCCTAGCTGGTTGGAGTACGACTATACCCGTGCAATGTTCATCGCTGCGTTGTGCCATGAAGCGCCGGAAAGTGCCCTGTTTCTGGGGCTCGGCGCCGGGACGCTGACTCAGGCTTGCCTCAAGTTCCTGCCTCTGGAAGACGTCGAAGCCATCGAGTTGCGCCCGGATGTCCCGCGTCTGGCTTTCGAGTTTCTTGGGCTGGAGGATGATCCCCGGCTGTACATTCGCATCGGTGATGCCCTGGAGTTGCTCGACAGCGCCGAGTCCGCTGACCTGATCTTCGTCGACCTGTACACGGACGTGGGGCCGGGTGTCGGGCATCTGGCCTGGAAATTCCTGGAAAACTGTCAGAAACGTCTGAATCCGGGCGGCTGGCTGGTGATCAACCAATGGGCGGCCGATGACGGAAAACCGTTGGGCGCGGCGCTTTTGCGTGGGCTTTATCACCGGCATTATTGGGAACTGCCGGTGAAGGAGGGCAATGTCATCCTGATTGTGCCGGCAGACCTCGAACAGGTTCTCGATATGCAAGCCTTGACCGAGCGTGCAGAAGCCTTGGCTCCGCGCTTGGGTTATTCACTGCTGCCGTTAATCAAGGTCATTCGCCCGGCAACCTGACAACTGCGCGACTAGCGACCTTTGAAGGCGCCGGGTCTGCGTTCCAGCATGGCATTGAGTCCTTCCTGTGCGTCTTCGCTGGCCATCAGTTGTCGGGTCAGCGCTGGAAGGTTGTTTGCAGCGGCAGTTTCCCCTTCAAGCAATGCCTGACGCGCCGACGCGAGCGTGGTGTAGACCCCAAGCGGCGCCTGTTCAGCAATGCGCGTCGCCAATTGCACCGCGCGGGGCAGCAAGTCTTCGCTGGCCATCACTTCCTGGACCAACCCCATTCGATACGCCTCGTGAGCATCGAACTCATCGCCAGTCAGCAGCCAACGCATGGCGTTACCCCAGCCTGCCCGTTGCGGCAAGCGCAACGTGGCGCCGCCGAACGGGAAGATGCCGCGCTGCACCTCCATCTGTGCAAAGCGGGTATTGCTGGCGCAGAGATTGATGTCGCAAGCCAGCATCAGCTCGATTCCAATAGTGAAGCAATAACCTTGGGCGGCAACAATCACCGGCTTGGTGACCCTGGGTCCGGCGAACACCCCCCACGGGTCGTAACCGCCCTCAGGCAGCGTCCAGCCGTTGGCCAGTTCAGGACCGGCGCTGACCAGATCCAGCCCGCCAGTGAAGTGCTCGCCATGGGCGTAGACCACCGCGACTCGCGCCGACGCGTTGCGCTCAAAGTCGCCGTAAGCGAGGCTCAATGCGTTAAGCAGATCGATATCAAACGCGTTGCGCTTGGCAACACGGTCCAATCCGATCAACACGACGTGGCCTCGCTGTTCGCGACTGACACGGCCGTTGTTAGAAGAGAGCATGGGCATTGATCCTTGCGCGCTGGGAGTGGGCGAAAGAGCGTCAATCGGTAGCAGATTAACCGTTTTAGCAGTCCAGCCTAACGATGCCGGGCCTTTGCAAAATAGACACAGACGCGGGTTTGCGCAAAGCGTGTGGCAAAGAGAGGCCCAGTCGTGGTTGTCTGAAAATAACCCTCACTTTTGTCAGTAATTCCGGTATAGTACGCGCCGGCCTTTAACCGGGCCCTCGTACAGGTATTGCAATTCCCCGAAGCCAGCTTCGGCTGCTTGTCCGCACTGCGGGCTATCCTTGACGATCCATTCATCCAAACGTTTTCGCAAATCCCCGCCGACAAAGCAGCCAGGGCGACTCTAGGGTCTTACACGGCACGCGCAGCTTTGGAGCATGGGTCTTTGCGGATGCACTAGAGGCAGACCCATGACCCAGGAATTCGGCGGCTTCGCCGCTTTTAATCTTCATCCAAATATTCTCGCAGCCGTTATCGCAACCGGCTACGAAGAGCCTTCGGCCATTCAGCAGCAATCGATCCCGATCATCATGGAAGGCCATGACATGATTGGCCAGGCGCAAACCGGTACGGGTAAAACCGCTGCGTTCGCACTGCCAATCCTGCATCGTATCGATCCAGCCAAACGCGAACCTCAAGCGCTGATCCTCGCGCCAACTCGCGAACTGGCCCTGCAAGTAGCCACCGCTTTTGAAACCTACGCCAAGCAAATGCCGGGCGTTACGGTTGTAGCGGTCTACGGCGGTGCGCCGATGGGCCCGCAATTGAAAGCAATCCGTAATGGCGCGCAGATCGTTGTCGCTACGCCGGGCCGTCTGTGCGATCACCTTCGCCGCGACGAAAAAGTCCTCGCTACCGTGAACCACCTGGTTCTCGACGAAGCAGACGAAATGTTGAAGCTGGGCTTCATGGACGACCTGGAAGTTATCTTCAAGGCGTTGCCAGCAACTCGTCAGACCGTTCTGTTCTCGGCGACCTT
This window contains:
- a CDS encoding winged helix-turn-helix domain-containing protein, which encodes MSAELSLKQARRLALAAQGFTGRQPPASIKASHVNQLIERLGILQIDSVNALVRSHYLPLFSRLGNYAQPLLDQAAWSQGRQRKLFEYWGHEASLLPLSLYPLLRWRMRQASQGVGIYQQMAKFGREQQATIAKVLQTVREQGALGAGSLSTRQERAGPWWDWSAEKHALEWLFAAGEVTVSGRRGFERLYDVPERVLPAATLDHPDISEGEAQRGLLLHAATALGVGTDKDLRDYFRLAPAQSRSGLAQLVEAGALQMVQVQGWRQPAYCLPEQKLPRKVSASALLSPFDSLIWERSRTERLFDFRYRLEIYTPQDKRVYGYYVLPFLHNERIAARVDLRAERVLGRLAVHAVHEEEKGLDEEGMLALAKNLRQMADWLGLAQVQINCQRASAARLRVAFLSLL
- a CDS encoding class II 3-deoxy-7-phosphoheptulonate synthase, with the translated sequence MSQPWSPDSWRALPVQQQPQYPDAAHLLRVEQTLAGYPPLVFAGEARELRRQFSEVTQGRAFLLQGGDCAESFVEFSAAKIRDTFKVLLQMAIVMTFAAGCPVVKVGRMAGQFAKPRSANDETIGGVSLPAYRGDIVNGIGFDEKSRVPDPDRLLQAYHQSTATLNLLRAFAQGGFADLHQVHQWNLDFIANSALAEKYSQMAGRIDETLAFMRACGLDTSPQLRETSFFTAHEALLLNFEQAFVRRDSLTNDYYDCSAHMLWIGDRTRQLDGAHVEFLRGVNNPIGVKVGPSMDPQALIRLIDILNPSNDPGRLNLIARMGANKVGDHLPQLIRAVEREGRKVLWSSDPMHGNTIKASSGYKTRDFAQILNEVKEFFQVHQAEGTYAGGIHIEMTGQNVTECIGGARPITEDGLSDRYHTHCDPRMNADQSLELAFLIAETLKQVRPRA
- a CDS encoding spermidine synthase → MTEERVERLLAEVHDAFGMIRVLEVDEYRFLEFGDAIEQSCTFTADPSWLEYDYTRAMFIAALCHEAPESALFLGLGAGTLTQACLKFLPLEDVEAIELRPDVPRLAFEFLGLEDDPRLYIRIGDALELLDSAESADLIFVDLYTDVGPGVGHLAWKFLENCQKRLNPGGWLVINQWAADDGKPLGAALLRGLYHRHYWELPVKEGNVILIVPADLEQVLDMQALTERAEALAPRLGYSLLPLIKVIRPAT
- a CDS encoding crotonase/enoyl-CoA hydratase family protein encodes the protein MLSSNNGRVSREQRGHVVLIGLDRVAKRNAFDIDLLNALSLAYGDFERNASARVAVVYAHGEHFTGGLDLVSAGPELANGWTLPEGGYDPWGVFAGPRVTKPVIVAAQGYCFTIGIELMLACDINLCASNTRFAQMEVQRGIFPFGGATLRLPQRAGWGNAMRWLLTGDEFDAHEAYRMGLVQEVMASEDLLPRAVQLATRIAEQAPLGVYTTLASARQALLEGETAAANNLPALTRQLMASEDAQEGLNAMLERRPGAFKGR